Proteins encoded together in one Pseudomonas sp. Seg1 window:
- a CDS encoding fumarate reductase/succinate dehydrogenase flavoprotein subunit, with protein MTRNVLEQEYDIVVIGGGTAGPMAAIKAKEKNRDLRVLLVDKANVKRSGAISMGMDGLNNAIIPGHSTPEQYTKEITIANDGIVNQAAVYAYATHSFETIEQLDRWGVKFEKDETGDYAVKKVHHMGAYVLPMPEGHDIKKVLYRQLKRARVSITNRLVCTRLLTDEEGAVNGVMGFDCRTADFHVIKAKAVILACGAAGRLGLPSSGYLMGTYENPTNAGDGYAMAYHAGAELANLECFQINPLIKDYNGPACAYVTGPLGGYTANNKGERFIECDYWSGQMMWEFHQELESGNGPVFLKLDHLAEETIQNIEEILHSNERPSRGQFHANRGTDYRTQMVEMHISEIGFCSGHSASGVWVNERAETSVKGLYSAGDMAAVPHNYMLGAFTYGWFAGHNAADFVAGREFSALDAGQIEKEKARVYAPLDREHGLPPAQVEYKLRRFVNDYLQPPKVTKKMQIGLQRFSDIERDLEQMKANNAHELMRAMETSVIRDCAEMAARASLFRAESRWGLYHYRVDHPQRNDSEWFCHCHLKKGEDGQMTSFKKAVEPYIIPLDAEEMQAYDRLRVGAFAA; from the coding sequence ATGACCCGCAACGTTCTCGAACAGGAATACGACATCGTCGTCATCGGCGGCGGCACCGCAGGTCCGATGGCGGCCATCAAGGCCAAGGAAAAGAACCGTGACTTGCGTGTGCTGCTGGTCGACAAGGCCAACGTCAAACGCAGCGGCGCGATCAGCATGGGCATGGACGGCCTGAACAACGCGATCATCCCCGGTCACTCGACGCCCGAGCAGTACACCAAGGAAATCACCATCGCCAACGACGGCATCGTCAATCAGGCAGCGGTGTACGCCTACGCGACGCACAGTTTCGAAACCATCGAGCAGCTCGACCGCTGGGGTGTGAAGTTCGAAAAGGACGAAACCGGCGATTACGCGGTGAAAAAAGTCCATCACATGGGCGCCTATGTGCTGCCGATGCCGGAAGGGCACGACATCAAGAAAGTCCTTTATCGCCAGTTGAAACGCGCACGGGTGAGCATCACCAATCGCCTGGTGTGCACGCGTTTGCTGACCGACGAGGAGGGCGCCGTCAATGGCGTGATGGGCTTCGATTGCCGCACCGCCGACTTCCATGTGATCAAGGCCAAAGCAGTGATCCTCGCGTGCGGCGCGGCGGGGCGCCTCGGCTTGCCATCATCGGGTTACCTGATGGGCACCTACGAAAACCCGACCAACGCCGGCGACGGTTACGCGATGGCCTATCACGCCGGGGCCGAACTGGCCAACCTCGAGTGCTTCCAGATCAACCCGTTGATCAAGGATTACAACGGCCCGGCCTGCGCTTACGTCACCGGTCCCTTGGGCGGCTACACCGCCAACAACAAGGGTGAACGTTTCATCGAGTGCGACTACTGGAGCGGGCAGATGATGTGGGAGTTTCACCAGGAACTGGAAAGCGGCAACGGCCCGGTGTTTCTCAAGCTCGATCACCTGGCCGAGGAAACCATCCAGAACATCGAGGAAATCCTGCACAGCAACGAGCGTCCGAGTCGCGGCCAGTTCCACGCCAATCGCGGCACTGACTACCGTACGCAGATGGTCGAGATGCACATCTCGGAAATCGGCTTTTGCAGCGGCCATTCGGCGTCGGGCGTGTGGGTCAACGAGCGCGCCGAGACGTCGGTGAAAGGCTTGTACTCGGCCGGTGACATGGCCGCCGTGCCGCACAACTACATGCTCGGCGCGTTTACCTACGGCTGGTTTGCCGGGCACAACGCGGCGGATTTCGTCGCCGGGCGTGAGTTTTCCGCGCTGGATGCCGGGCAAATCGAGAAAGAGAAAGCGCGGGTCTACGCACCGCTGGATCGCGAACACGGTCTGCCGCCGGCACAGGTCGAGTACAAGCTGCGGCGCTTCGTCAACGATTACCTGCAACCGCCGAAAGTGACCAAGAAGATGCAGATTGGTCTGCAACGTTTCAGCGATATCGAGCGCGATCTCGAGCAGATGAAGGCCAACAACGCCCATGAACTGATGCGCGCGATGGAAACCAGCGTGATCCGCGACTGCGCCGAAATGGCCGCGCGCGCCTCGTTGTTCCGCGCCGAAAGCCGTTGGGGCCTGTACCACTATCGCGTCGATCACCCGCAGCGCAACGACAGTGAATGGTTCTGCCATTGCCATCTGAAGAAGGGCGAGGACGGGCAGATGACCAGCTTCAAGAAAGCCGTCGAGCCCTACATCATCCCCCTCGATGCTGAAGAAATGCAGGCTTACGACCGCTTGCGGGTGGGCGCTTTTGCCGCTTGA
- a CDS encoding GntR family transcriptional regulator, producing the protein MTDNVLSLSSVPLHTQLRDVLRARILDGEYPQDSQMPSESELGALFKVSRITVRQALGDLQKEGLIFKIHGKGTFVAKPKTFQNVSSLQGLAESMTGRGYEVINRLRSFKFIPADKRVAERLQVAEGETVAQIKRVRLINREPISLEITYLPKGVGERLEKADLVTRDIFLILENDCGIALGHADLAIDAVLADSDLTQALNVEAGSPIMRIERLTHDANGQPLDFEHLYYRGDAFQYRLRIDRQKGEQA; encoded by the coding sequence ATGACCGATAACGTTCTATCTCTTTCCAGCGTGCCGCTGCACACCCAACTGCGCGATGTCCTCCGTGCGCGCATTCTCGACGGCGAATACCCGCAAGACAGCCAGATGCCTTCCGAAAGCGAACTCGGTGCGCTGTTCAAAGTCAGCCGCATCACCGTGCGCCAGGCCTTGGGCGATCTGCAGAAGGAAGGGCTGATCTTCAAGATTCACGGCAAAGGCACTTTCGTTGCCAAACCGAAAACCTTTCAGAACGTCAGCAGCCTGCAAGGCCTCGCCGAGTCCATGACCGGTCGTGGTTACGAGGTGATCAACCGCCTGCGCAGTTTCAAATTCATCCCGGCCGACAAGCGCGTCGCCGAGCGTTTGCAGGTCGCCGAAGGCGAAACCGTGGCGCAGATCAAGCGCGTGCGGCTGATCAACCGCGAGCCCATCTCGCTGGAAATCACCTACCTGCCCAAAGGCGTCGGCGAACGTCTGGAGAAGGCTGATCTGGTCACCCGCGACATCTTCCTGATTCTCGAAAACGACTGCGGCATCGCCCTCGGCCACGCCGATCTGGCCATTGACGCGGTGCTCGCTGACAGCGATCTGACCCAGGCCCTCAACGTCGAGGCCGGCTCGCCGATCATGCGCATCGAACGCCTGACCCACGACGCCAACGGCCAGCCGCTGGACTTCGAACACCTTTACTACCGTGGCGATGCGTTCCAGTACCGCCTGCGGATCGACCGGCAAAAAGGGGAGCAGGCATGA
- a CDS encoding Gfo/Idh/MocA family oxidoreductase has protein sequence MNVVRWGMIGCGSVAERKSGPAFYKAPGSALVAVMGRRLEAVSDYATRHGIARVYTDVDALINDPEVDAVYIATPPDSHHAYSLKVAAAGKHCCVEKPMALNAGQSREMQQTFADAGLHLFVSYYRRSLPRFAQVRQWLELGRIGDVRHLSWTLTKAPSATDLEGRDNWRTDPAVAGGGYFADLASHGFDLFQYLLGDIVEVAGFTARQAGLYAAEDAVSASWRFASGALGMGCWSFVADRREDRVEIIGSLGRISFSVFDEHPVQLFADEQISLEIPHHDHIQWHHVLGMNAHIRGDSQHPAMAEQALKTDWVMDQILKRH, from the coding sequence ATGAACGTGGTGCGTTGGGGCATGATCGGTTGCGGCAGCGTCGCTGAACGCAAAAGCGGACCGGCCTTCTACAAGGCCCCAGGTTCGGCGTTGGTGGCGGTGATGGGGCGACGCCTTGAAGCGGTGAGCGATTACGCCACGCGCCACGGCATCGCCCGGGTCTATACCGATGTCGATGCGCTGATCAACGACCCCGAGGTGGATGCGGTGTACATCGCCACGCCCCCCGACAGTCACCACGCCTACAGCCTCAAAGTCGCTGCCGCCGGCAAACATTGCTGTGTGGAAAAGCCCATGGCGCTCAACGCCGGGCAAAGCCGCGAGATGCAGCAGACGTTTGCCGACGCAGGCCTGCACCTGTTCGTTTCCTACTATCGCCGTTCGTTGCCGCGTTTTGCGCAGGTGCGTCAGTGGCTGGAGCTGGGGCGTATTGGTGACGTGCGGCATTTGAGCTGGACGCTGACCAAGGCGCCATCAGCAACGGATCTGGAAGGTCGCGATAACTGGCGCACCGATCCGGCGGTGGCCGGCGGCGGTTACTTCGCCGATCTGGCCAGCCATGGTTTTGATCTGTTCCAGTATCTGCTTGGCGACATTGTTGAAGTCGCCGGATTCACCGCACGGCAAGCCGGGTTGTATGCGGCTGAGGACGCCGTCAGCGCCAGTTGGCGGTTTGCTTCAGGGGCGCTGGGCATGGGCTGCTGGAGCTTTGTCGCGGATCGGCGCGAGGATCGCGTCGAGATCATTGGCAGCCTCGGGCGGATCAGTTTTTCCGTATTCGATGAGCACCCGGTCCAGCTATTTGCCGACGAACAGATCAGTCTGGAAATCCCCCATCACGATCACATTCAGTGGCATCACGTCCTCGGCATGAACGCGCACATCCGTGGCGACTCGCAACACCCGGCCATGGCAGAACAAGCCCTCAAAACCGACTGGGTCATGGACCAGATCCTCAAGCGCCACTGA
- a CDS encoding Dyp-type peroxidase translates to MSYYQPGILATPVPPQARHLFFALESVEALPQAIDNLMNLVDGKSAVVGFGESLAKALNVEIDGLRSFPAMTGVGVENPSTQHALWVWLHGVDRGELLNRCNAFEAALAPALRLADVQEAFRHKDGHDLTGYEDGTENPHDDAAVAAALLGDGAEGLVGGSFAAIQQWQHDLKGFHKLSAEDKDNIMGRRLSDNEEIDDAPVSAHVKRTAQESFAPEAFVVRRSMPWIEGDRAGLMFLAFGFSLDAFEAQLRRMSGLEDGITDGLYRISRPITGGYYWCPPLKDGHLDLRALRIG, encoded by the coding sequence ATGAGTTACTACCAGCCGGGCATTCTCGCCACCCCTGTTCCGCCACAAGCACGTCATCTGTTTTTCGCCCTCGAATCGGTTGAAGCACTGCCGCAGGCGATCGACAACCTGATGAACCTGGTGGACGGCAAATCGGCAGTGGTCGGTTTCGGCGAGTCCCTGGCCAAGGCCCTCAACGTGGAAATCGACGGCCTGCGCAGCTTCCCGGCCATGACCGGCGTCGGCGTGGAAAACCCGTCGACCCAGCATGCGTTGTGGGTCTGGCTGCACGGCGTTGACCGTGGCGAGTTGCTCAACCGCTGCAATGCCTTCGAAGCCGCACTGGCGCCGGCACTGCGTCTGGCAGATGTGCAGGAAGCCTTCCGCCACAAGGACGGCCACGACCTGACTGGCTACGAGGACGGCACGGAAAACCCGCACGATGACGCGGCCGTCGCCGCTGCATTGCTGGGTGACGGCGCCGAAGGCCTGGTCGGCGGCAGCTTCGCCGCGATCCAGCAATGGCAGCACGATCTCAAGGGATTCCATAAGCTGTCCGCCGAAGACAAGGACAACATCATGGGCCGGCGCCTGAGCGACAACGAAGAGATCGACGACGCGCCGGTCTCCGCCCACGTCAAACGCACCGCGCAGGAAAGTTTTGCGCCGGAAGCGTTCGTCGTGCGCCGCTCAATGCCGTGGATCGAGGGTGATCGCGCCGGCCTGATGTTCCTCGCGTTCGGTTTTTCGCTGGATGCGTTCGAAGCGCAACTGCGCCGCATGAGCGGTCTGGAAGACGGCATCACCGACGGTCTGTATCGCATCAGCCGTCCGATCACCGGCGGCTATTACTGGTGCCCGCCACTCAAGGACGGGCATCTGGATCTGCGCGCTTTGCGCATCGGCTAA
- a CDS encoding AraC family transcriptional regulator — MNVKVQDPTFELALVSPFLLQTLAEVAQNKGVDPESLCRGLGFTLEDLQDPAQRISYRQAVAMIQRALKVLPNQGLGLWVGAQNVLGTLGLLGHVLSLCKTLRDAFALGIRHQHTSGGIVVSSVDVVGEQVHLDAECRLPFADVQVFAVEEFFASLLVYGRALAGADFQAIAVEFMHAAPDYLSEYHRLLGPQVRFGCLHNRMLIDVQWLDVNLPNHHSLALRQAVALLELEAAQVHQKLDLIQAVERAIARDLSRGSHIEKIAGDLNMSSRTLRRRLTEHSLTFEALLEQVRQARTMSLLANPDMPIERITEEVGYSDVRSFRRAFKRWTGMSPSAWRVESIATV, encoded by the coding sequence ATGAACGTAAAAGTCCAAGACCCGACCTTTGAACTGGCGTTGGTATCGCCATTTCTCCTGCAAACCCTCGCCGAAGTCGCGCAGAACAAAGGCGTCGACCCTGAAAGCCTGTGCCGTGGGCTGGGTTTTACCCTCGAAGATTTGCAGGATCCAGCGCAGCGGATTTCCTATCGTCAGGCCGTGGCGATGATTCAGCGCGCGCTCAAGGTGCTGCCCAATCAGGGCCTGGGCCTGTGGGTCGGCGCGCAGAATGTACTGGGCACGCTGGGGCTGCTCGGTCATGTGCTCTCGCTGTGCAAGACCTTGCGCGATGCCTTTGCCCTGGGGATTCGCCATCAGCACACGTCGGGCGGGATTGTGGTGTCCAGCGTCGATGTGGTCGGTGAGCAGGTCCATCTCGATGCCGAATGCCGCTTGCCGTTCGCCGATGTGCAGGTGTTCGCGGTCGAGGAGTTTTTCGCCAGTCTGCTGGTGTATGGCCGGGCGCTGGCGGGGGCCGATTTCCAGGCAATTGCCGTGGAGTTCATGCATGCTGCCCCGGATTACCTGAGCGAATATCACCGCCTGCTCGGGCCGCAGGTGCGTTTCGGTTGCCTGCACAATCGCATGTTGATCGACGTGCAATGGCTTGATGTGAATCTACCGAATCACCACTCGCTGGCGTTGCGTCAGGCAGTGGCGTTGCTGGAGCTGGAGGCGGCGCAGGTGCATCAGAAACTTGATCTGATTCAGGCGGTGGAGCGGGCGATTGCCCGGGACCTGAGCCGGGGCAGCCATATCGAAAAGATTGCCGGTGACCTGAACATGAGCAGCCGCACTTTGCGTCGGCGCCTGACCGAACATTCGCTGACTTTTGAAGCACTGCTGGAGCAAGTACGGCAGGCGCGGACGATGAGTTTGCTGGCCAATCCGGACATGCCGATCGAGCGGATTACCGAGGAGGTCGGATACAGCGATGTGCGCAGTTTTCGCCGGGCGTTCAAGCGCTGGACGGGGATGAGCCCGAGTGCGTGGCGGGTTGAGAGCATCGCAACGGTTTAG
- a CDS encoding transporter has translation MNPNRATYRCRLALTLLAGTATLPALATEAGVDNIGTGTDGFFMLPLEVDSLPENMVAFNLYYNHYKARKLNISSFGGKVPNVEIESTAVIPRLDYLSPVRIFGGRLAGYIAQPWLKQEVSVFGLSDTREGMGDTTIAPIILWDMGKNLTLGAAVEITVPTGEYSVDRLANTSNNFYTYKPLFSFTWLPTDKTEVSMKTTYSFNEKNKDTDYKSGQIFHFDYSASYKITDDLMLGINGYYLKQTTDDKQFGHTVQFAGQDVDDGVRGKVFAIGPALHFTFLKYASAEIRWAKEFDVENRPEGEMLWAKVSIPYAF, from the coding sequence ATGAACCCGAACCGCGCGACTTACCGTTGCCGCCTGGCCCTGACATTACTGGCCGGCACCGCGACCCTGCCGGCCCTGGCCACCGAAGCCGGCGTCGACAACATCGGCACCGGCACCGACGGCTTCTTCATGCTGCCGCTGGAAGTCGACAGCCTTCCGGAGAACATGGTCGCGTTCAACCTCTACTACAACCATTACAAGGCGCGAAAACTCAATATCAGCTCGTTTGGCGGCAAAGTGCCGAATGTCGAGATCGAATCCACCGCCGTCATTCCACGCCTCGATTATCTGAGCCCCGTGCGGATATTCGGCGGACGTCTGGCCGGCTACATTGCCCAGCCGTGGTTGAAGCAGGAAGTCTCGGTGTTCGGCCTCAGCGACACCCGCGAAGGCATGGGCGACACCACCATCGCGCCGATCATTCTGTGGGACATGGGCAAGAACCTGACCCTCGGTGCCGCCGTGGAAATCACCGTGCCGACCGGCGAATACAGCGTCGATCGGCTGGCCAACACCAGCAACAATTTTTACACCTACAAACCGCTGTTCTCCTTCACTTGGCTGCCGACGGACAAGACCGAAGTCTCGATGAAGACCACTTACAGCTTCAACGAGAAGAACAAGGACACCGATTACAAATCGGGGCAGATCTTCCACTTCGATTATTCCGCCAGCTACAAGATCACCGACGATCTGATGCTCGGCATCAACGGCTACTACCTCAAGCAGACCACCGACGACAAACAGTTCGGCCACACCGTGCAGTTTGCCGGGCAGGACGTCGATGACGGCGTGCGTGGCAAGGTCTTCGCGATTGGTCCGGCGCTGCACTTCACCTTCCTCAAGTACGCCAGTGCGGAGATTCGCTGGGCCAAGGAATTTGATGTGGAGAACCGGCCGGAAGGGGAAATGTTGTGGGCGAAAGTCAGCATTCCTTACGCTTTCTGA